The Anopheles coluzzii chromosome 2, AcolN3, whole genome shotgun sequence genome window below encodes:
- the LOC120947762 gene encoding anion exchange protein 2-like isoform X2, whose product MSKIIPILKFKAKGFLTSNDDPNEVHLDDEIERVFGTTAEKERFELNRLQDEVILDNSPLKYDEAHRVPDSADATSSASNNNNNSSSTTSNNKPSASSNEQQGRSKPVAASPPTTTPTSPISFSSKSEPTDTKLSSTANNTTLADNTSNDFSETVHDEPVVDQGTVQGEQWDTSARRNVHFDKDNKGAPIEGLPLEDTNEERRRRTEKLLQSKPVRSKRRHHPHKSRKFSLQEYHPEWRRQSGTEGGPTGRRISVQPEDATLQEADIDELTSHRSDDPRALRRHKVSAQSGASLVNINRKEAAPPLQHLLPSSKYKKMYDHSPHEVFVQLDELTGSGEDREWKETARWIKYEEDVEEGADRWGRPHVASLSFHSLLNLRRCLETGVVLMDLEEKDLPSVAYRVVEQMVVDELIHEDDKAVIMRALLLRHRHVNESSHGGFSFGPKRKYSSYTSLQSLSMRAEDGGNGEVIVGVRRLNSFVSPTQSYTLSPPSLHPNSVYGQSPNLSSRNHHHHTHHQQQPAHQPAKDQQRHQRHASGPHRCRRSGSQDSSSTATAAAAPVTLTTVTSAVGMRRNNSPLSLTVSVDDKKPRIVPATEINGHGGGHGETRINISEETYTSSQEDIKMRTQKESILKRIPEGAEATTVLVGAVDFLEQPTIAFVRLAEGIPMPSITEVPIPVRFLFILLGPQKTELDYHEVGRSIATLMSNEHFHDIAYKADDRRELLSAINEFLDDSIVLPPGKWERQALLPFEELKAKSDMIRLRKKKALDEKIKSKQSQLLTSEEEKKLLAAAGGAGDGGGGGDGKKPPKNPLEKTNRLWGGLINDIKRRYPMYKSDIMDGLNTETLAATIFMYFAALSTAITFGGLSSDKTHNLIGISETLVSASMVGLVFHLLAGQPLVIIGTTGPLLLFDEALNQFCISNDFSFLTVRVYVGCWLAVIALVVSAFEGSVYVRLFTRFTQEIFSALITLIYIVETVMKLLSVYKRHPLLAEYLYKNVTEPQPLPMPYLEEERNGTTPTSELLAESLTTAVNGTIAMAQDAANLLIPEDGTGPLNRPNTALFCTILTLGTFSLAYYLKLFRNSHFLGRNARRALGDFGVPISIALFVLVDYMIPQVYTEKLSVPEGLSPSDETRRGWIIPLGGVPGWMPFVAGIPALLVYILIFMETHISELIVDKPERGLKKGSGLHMDIVLLCFLNTVCGFFGMPWHCAATVRSVTHVSAVTIMSRTHAPGDAPHITDVKEQRISGFFVSLMVGLSVTMAPILRLIPMSVLFGVFLYMGIASMSGVQFFERLRLYLMPVKHHPQVPFVRRVPTWKMHLFTFVQILALAMLWAVKSSPFSLAFPFFLIMMVPIRKQLESIFSPLELRALDGSQPNEGAEDEPDFYEQAPIPA is encoded by the exons ATGAGCAAAATAATTccgattttaaaattcaaagcCAAAGGATTTTTG ACAAGCAACGATGACCCGAACGAGGTCCACCTGGACGACGAAATCGAGCGCGTGTTCGGTACGACCGCCGAGAAGGAACGTTTCGAACTGAACCGGCTGCAGGACGAAGTCATCCTGGACAACTCGCCGCTCAAGTACGACGAAGCGCACCGCGTCCCGGACAGCGCGGACGCCACGTCCAGtgcgagcaacaacaacaacaacagcagcagcaccaccagcaacaacaagccCTCCGCCAGCAGCAATGAGCAGCAGGGCCGCAGCAAGCCGGTTGCGGCGTCACCGCCGACCACCACCCCGACCAGCCCGATCTCGTTCTCGTCCAAGAGCGAGCCGACCGACACGAAACTCTCGTCCACCGCGAACAACACCACGCTAGCGGACAACACGTCGAACGATTTCAGCGAAACCGTGCACGACGAGCCGGTGGTCGATCAGGGCACGGTGCAGGGCGAACAGTGG GACACCAGCGCCAGAAGGAATGTGCACTTTGACAAAGACAACAAGGGAGCGCCGATCGAGGGTTTGCCGCTAGAGGACACTAACGAGGAGCGCCGGCGGCGTACCGA GAAACTACTGCAAAGCAAACCCGTCCGAAGCAAAAG ACGGCATCATCCGCACAAATCGCGGAAGTTTTCGCTGCAAGAGTACCACCCCGAATGGCGACGGCAGAGCGGTACCGAGGGTGGCCCGACCGGGCGCCGCATCTCGGTCCAGCCGGAGGATGCGACGCTGCAGGAGGCCGACATCGACGAGTTGACGTCGCACCGGTCGGACGATCCGCGGGCCCTGCGCCGCCACAAGGTCAGTGCCCAGTCGGGCGCGTCGCTGGTGAACATCAACCGGAAGGAGGCGGCACCGCCGCTCCAGCACCTGCTGCCCTCGAGCAAGTACAAGAAGATGTACGACCACAGCCCGCACGAGGTGTTCGTGCAGCTGGACGAGCTGACGGGCAGCGGGGAGGACCGGGAGTGGAAGGAGACGGCCCGCTGGATCAAGTACGAGGAGGACGTGGAGGAGGGCGCGGACCGGTGGGGCCGGCCGCACGTCGCCTCCCTGTCGTTCCACTCGCTGCTCAATCTGCGCCGCTGCCTCGAGACGGGCGTCGTGCTGATGGACCTGGAGGAGAAGGATCTGCCCTCGGTGGCGTACCGCGTGGTGGAGCAG ATGGTCGTTGATGAGCTGATCCACGAGGATGATAAGGCGGTCATCATGcgagcgctgctgctgcgccatcGCCACGTCAACGAAAGCTCGCACGGCGGATTTTCCTTCGGGCCAAAGCGGAAGTACAGCAGCTACACGAGCCTGCAG TCCCTGTCGATGCGGGCCGAGGACGGTGGCAACGGGGAGGTGATCGTGGGCGTCCGGCGCCTCAACTCGTTCGTAAGCCCCACCCAAAGCTACACGCTCAGTCCGCCCTCGCTGCACCCGAACTCGGTGTACGGCCAGAGCCCGAACCTTTCCTCCcggaaccaccaccaccacacccaCCATCAGCAACAGCCGGCGCATCAGCCGGCCAAGGATCAGCAGCGCCACCAGCGGCACGCATCCGGTCCGCACCGGTGCCGGCGGTCCGGCAGCcaggacagcagcagcacggcgaCAGCCGCGGCAGCACCGGTGACCCTAACCACGGTCACCAGTGCCGTTGGTATGCGACGAAATAACTCACCTTTATCGCTGACAGTT AGTGTGGATGACAAGAAGCCACGCATCGTACCGGCGACCGAGATCAACGGGCACGGCGGTGGCCACGGTGAGACGCGCATCAACATCAGCGAGGAAACGTACACCTCCTCGCAGGAGGACATCAAGATGCGCACGCAGAAGGAATCCATCCTGAAGCGCATCCCCGAGGGGGCGGAAGCGACGACCGTCCTCGTCGGTGCGGTCGACTTTCTCGAGCAGCCCACGATCGCGTTCGTCCGCCTGGCGGAAGGTATCCCGATGCCCAGCATTACGGAGGTCCCGATCCCGGTGCGCTTCCTGTTCATTCTGCTCGGGCCCCAGAAGACGGAGCTGGACTACCACGAGGTCGGCCGGTCGATCGCCACGCTCATGTCGAACGAGCACTTCCACGACATCGCCTACAAGGCGGACGATCGGCGCGAGCTGCTGTCCGCGATCAACGAGTTCCTGGACGACTCGATCGTGCTGCCGCCGGGCAAATGGGAACGGCAGGCACTGTTGCCGTTCGAGGAGCTGAAGGCGAAGAGCGACATGATTCGGCTGCGCAAGAAGAAAGCGCTGGACGAGAAGATCAAGAGCAAGCAGTCGCAGCTGCTGACGAgcgaggaggaaaagaagcTGCTGGCGGCAGCTGGCGGTGCGGGcgacggtggtggcggcggcgatgGGAAGAAACCACCCAAAAATCCGCTGGAAAAGACGAACCGCCTGTGGGGCGGCCTGATCAACGACATCAAGCGCCGCTACCCGATGTACAAGAGCGACATCATGGACGGGCTGAACACGGAAACGCTGGCGGCGACCATCTTCATGTACTTTGCCGCCCTGTCGACGGCCATCACGTTCGGGGGGCTGTCCTCGGACAAGACGCACAACCTGATCGGCATCTCGGAAACGCTCGTGTCGGCCTCGATGGTGGGGCTGGTGTTTCATCTGCTCGCGGGACAGCCGTTGGTCATCATCGGGACGACtgggccgctgctgctgttcgacGAAGCGCTGAACCAGTTCTGCATCTCGAACGACTTCAGCTTTCTCACGGTGCGGGTGTACGTGGGGTGCTGGCTGGCGGTGATTGCGCTGGTTGTGTCAGCGTTCGAGGGCAGCGTGTACGTGCGGCTGTTCACGCGCTTCACGCAGGAAATCTTCTCCGCGCTCATCACGCTGATCTACATCGTCGAGACGGTGATGAAGCTGCTGTCCGTGTACAAGCGTCATCCCCTGTTGGCGGAGTACCTGTACAAGAACGTCACCGAGCCACAGCCGCTCCCGATGCCCTACCTGGAGGAGGAGCGCAACGGAACGACTCCCACCTCCGAGCTGCTGGCCGAGAGTCTAACAACGGCCGTGAACGGTACGATCGCAATGGCACAGGACGCGGCCAATCTGCTCATCCCGGAAGACGGCACCGGGCCACTGAACCGACCCAACACGGCCCTCTTCTGCACCATCCTCACGCTCGGCACGTTCTCGCTGGCCTACTATCTGAAGCTGTTCCGCAACTCCCACTTCCTGGGGCGTAACGCCCGCCGTGCCCTCGGTGACTTCGGTGTGCCGATCTCGATCGCGCTGTTCGTGCTGGTCGACTACATGATCCCGCAGGTGTACACGGAGAAGCTAAGCGTACCGGAGGGCCTGTCGCCGAGCGATGAAACGCGCCGCGGATGGATCATTCCGCTCGGTGGCGTTCCCGGCTGGATGCCGTTTGTTGCCGGCATTCCCGCCCTGCTGGTGTACATCCTGATCTTCATGGAGACGCACATCTCCGAGCTGATCGTGGACAAGCCCGAGCGGGGGCTGAAGAAGGGCTCGGGCCTGCACATGGACATTGTGCTGCTGTGCTTCCTGAACACCGTCTGCGGGTTCTTCGGTATGCCGTGGCACTGTGCCGCCACCGTACGGTCGGTGACGCACGTGTCTGCCGTCACCATCATGTCGAG AACACACGCCCCCGGAGACGCTCCACACATTACGGACGTGAAGGAGCAAAGAATATCGGGCTTCTTCGTGTCGCTTATGGTCGGGCTGTCCGTAACGATGGCTCCAATTTTGCGCCTCATCCCGATGTCCGTACTGTTCGGTGTGTTCCTGTACATGGGCATTGCTTCCATGAGCGGTGTGCAGTTCTTCGAGCG ATTGCGGCTGTACCTGATGCCGGTGAAGCATCATCCACAAGTGCCATTCGTACGCCGCGTCCCGACCTGGAAGATGCACCTGTTCACCTTCGTGCAGATACTGGCGCTGGCCATGCTGTGGGCGGTCA